From a region of the Pogona vitticeps strain Pit_001003342236 chromosome 7, PviZW2.1, whole genome shotgun sequence genome:
- the LOC140702916 gene encoding uncharacterized protein LOC140702916, whose amino-acid sequence MHSDFTSRENPLTGERQYKCQHCGKNFSQSSHLSSHQRIHTGEKPYNCIECGKKFSHSSSLRSHQRTHTGEKPYKCMECEKSFSQSSHLSSHQRTHTGEKPYKCMECGKCFSHSKSLSSHQRTHTGETPYKCMECGKSFSHSESLSSHQRTHTGEKPYKCMECGKSFSHSKSLSSHQRTHTGEKPYKCMECGKSFSQKENLHSHQRSHTGEKPYKCMECGKSFSQSCHLSSHQRTHTGEKPYKCMECGKSFSHSKSLSSHQRTHTGEKPYKCMECGKSFSHSESLSSHQRTHTGEKPYKCMECGKSFSHSKSLSSHQSNHTGEKPYECMECGKSFSRKNNLHSHQRSHTGEKPYKCMDCGRSFSQNSSLSSHQRTHTGEKPYKCMECGRSFSLSKSLSSHQRTHTGEKPYKCMECGNSFSRKDSMHSHQRTHTGEKPYKCMECGKSFSQSISLKSHQRIHTGQKPYKCMECGKNFCQSSSLSSHQRTHTGEKPYKCVECGKSFTERSSLRSHQRTHTGEKPYKCMECGKSFSHGKSLSSHQRTHTGEKPYKSKKCGKISVWHSPLWHLHVLPSQSLTSRFPLTVDYLSPQYK is encoded by the coding sequence ATGCACAGTGATTTTACTTCACGTGAAAATCCTCTGACAGGTGAGAGACAGTACAAATGCCAACactgtggaaagaacttcagtcagagcagtcacctcagttcacatcaaagaattcacactggagagaaaccatataattgcatagaatgtggaaagaaattcagtcacagcagttccctgagatctcatcaaagaactcacactggggagaaaccatataaatgcatggaatgtgaaaagagcttcagtcagagcagtcaccttagttcacatcaacgaactcacacaggtgagaaaccttataaatgcatggaatgtggaaagtgcttcagtcacagcaagagcctcagttcccatcaaagaactcatactggagagacaccatataaatgcatggaatgtggaaagagctttagtcacagtgagagcctcagttcccatcaaagaactcacactggggagaaaccatataaatgcatggaatgtgggaagagcttcagtcacagcaagagtctcagttcccatcaaagaactcacactggggagaaaccatataagtgcatggaatgtggaaagagcttcagccagaAGGAAAACCTGCATTCACATCAGAGAAGTCACACTGgcgagaaaccatataagtgcatggaatgtggaaagagcttcagtcagagctgtcaccttagttcccatcaacgaactcacacaggtgagaaaccatataaatgcatggaatgtgggaagagcttcagtcacagcaagagtctcagttcccatcaaagaactcacactggggagaaaccatataaatgcatggaatgtggaaagagcttcagtcacagcgagagcctcagttcccatcaaagaactcacactggggagaaaccatataaatgcatggaatgtgggaagagcttcagtcacagcaagagtctcagttcacatcaaagtaatcacacaggggagaaaccatatgaatgcatggaatgtggaaagagcttcagccggAAGAACAACCTGCATTCACATCAGAgaagtcacactggggagaaaccatataaatgcatggattgtggaaggagcttcagtcagaacagttccctgagttctcatcaaagaactcacactggggagaaaccatataaatgcatggaatgtggaaggagcttcagtcTCAGCAAGagtctcagttcccatcaaagaactcacactggggagaaaccatataaatgcatggaatgtggaaacagcttcaGCCGGAAGGATAGCATGCATtcacatcagagaactcacacaggagagaaaccatataaatgcatggaatgtggaaagagcttcagtcagagcattTCCCTGAAAtctcatcaaagaattcacactgggcagaaaccatataaatgcatggaatgtggaaagaacttttgTCAGAGCAgtagcctcagttcccatcaaagaactcatactggggagaaaccatataaatgtgtggaatgtggaaagagcttcactgagAGGAGTTCACTGAGatctcatcaaagaactcacacgggggagaaaccatataaatgcatggaatgtggaaagagcttcagtcacggCAAGagtctcagttcccatcaaagaactcacactggggagaaaccgtataaatccAAGAAATGTGGAAAGATCTcagtgtggcattcacccttatgGCACCTGCATGTCTTGCCCTCACAAAGCCTCACGTCGCGTTTTCCTCTCAcagtggattacctcagtccACAATATAAATAA